GCAATATATGACCGCACAAGCGTTTATCGGCCTGATGGGGGAAACGTCGCTGGCTGCGCAAACGCTGTATTTCCAGCTATCTCTGTTCATTATGCTGTTTGGTATCTCTACCAGCATTGGCAATGAGATTATGGTGGGTCACCTTGTTGGGGCAAAACGCTTTGAAGACGCCTATCTTAGGGGGCTGAAAAGCCTGCGAATTGGTGTCATTGTCACGGTAGGCGTCGTCCTGACATTCTGGATATTCAGAGAATCACTCCTCGATCTCATGACGGAAGATCAGAAGATTATTGAACTTCTGTTACCACTGTTCCTGCTTTCGGTCTTTTTGGAGCCCGGACGTTCTTTCAACATTGTCATGGTCAATGCGCTGCGTGCTTCTGGTGATGCACGTTTCCCACTCTATACGGCACTAATTTTCATGTGGGGCGTTTCCATTCCTGTCGGTTATTTTCTGGGGATCACTATGGGTATGGGGATCTTGGGGATCTGGATAGGGTTCTTCTGCGATGAGTGGCTTCGTGGGTTAGTGAATGCCTGGCGTTGGAAATCCAGAAGATGGCAAACCAAGCGATTAGATATCTGATTAAAAATCACCGCAAAATAATACAAAAAAATGCCGCAGGTCTGTCTGCGGCATTTTTATTTCATTTATTTTACTTACGTCAAGCAAATCTTATAACTTTTCTTTGCCATAAAACGCTGAACGCGGGCCATACAGCAAGTGGCCATATCTATGCCCACCCGCACTCAACAGGCGATTACTGGTAATGCCGGCAATATCATGGCCTCTGTCCATAACGGTATTCGCGATCTGGGAGATAGCCGCCGCTACCAACATGCCGACCAGTCCCCCGCTGGAGTAATTGTCATTTTCTGTGGAAGAGGCGGTCGCACCACCACTCCATAGTTGCTTGCCGGTGCGCAAATCGACCAGACGGGCAGTCGCACTGACGCGGGTATCGCTGTTAATAATTTGGAATTGCGTACCGTATTGCGTGATATTCAGGTAAAGCGCGGAATCTGCGCCAAATATGTCATACAACTTTTGGTAGCTGATATTGTGGATATCCTGCGCTTCGGTTACGCCGTTCTGGCGGAAGGTCTCTTCAACCACCGCAACGGGATAAACATAATAGCCGGATTCTGCCAGCGGGTAAGTGACTTGAGACAGAAAGCTGCCAGACGCCTGCACTTCCACCGATTTATTGACGGCTGGTAAAACCAAAATGGATTTCGGTTTACTTTCTCTCAATGCTGAATAATCATACGGTTTATAGTTGGCACATCCTGTCAACACCAGCAATACTAAGGCACCCATCGCCCCCAGAAAACGCTTCATTATTTCACTCCCTTATTTTTGCTGAGCAGAAAATCCATGTAAGGTGCTGATTCAGGAAATAGGTTTTTTTCTATCTCAAACTGCTGGAAAGCGTCCTCAATATTGCCGGTTTTGCTGTAAAGCAAGCCCATTTGCGCGTGCAGACCCGGTGGAACAGGTTTATCTTTGGCCTTGGCTTGCTCGATAACTTTCTGCAATGCTTGAAGCTGTTCCTGTGGCCCGGTTTTATCCTGCTGGTAATATTGATACAGGGTTGACTGATAATTACCCCACTCATATATACTTTTAGGAGCCTGAACACATCCCGCCAATAATAGCGCGCCCAGCAACATCCCGGTCTTTTTTATCAAAAACATACAGCAATTTTCCCTAAAAAAATCTCACCAAATTAATATTTAACACATTGATTATATTTAAAAAAGTGATTAATTAGTTGGCTTCCATGCTCCATTATCAATACCGGCAACCAGATCATTAATGGCTTCACGGATCGCCAGATCCAACACCTTACCATTCAGAGTAGAGTCGTAGCTGGAAGTCCCGCCAAATCCAATAATTTCACGGCTGGAAAGTTTATATTCCCCAGCCCCTGCGGAGGAGAAGACCACTTCAGACGTCTCCACATTGACAACATTCAACATCACTTTTGCATAGGCAACTTGTGACTTGCCGCGTCCCAAAATACCCCAGAGTTGGTGATCGCCCACTTCCTTACGGCCAAATTCAGTTACGGAACCCGTAATAACGTAATTAGCCCCTTTCAATTTCTGCGCCTTGCCTTGTAAA
This genomic interval from Xenorhabdus doucetiae contains the following:
- a CDS encoding DUF799 domain-containing protein, producing MKRFLGAMGALVLLVLTGCANYKPYDYSALRESKPKSILVLPAVNKSVEVQASGSFLSQVTYPLAESGYYVYPVAVVEETFRQNGVTEAQDIHNISYQKLYDIFGADSALYLNITQYGTQFQIINSDTRVSATARLVDLRTGKQLWSGGATASSTENDNYSSGGLVGMLVAAAISQIANTVMDRGHDIAGITSNRLLSAGGHRYGHLLYGPRSAFYGKEKL
- a CDS encoding CsgG/HfaB family protein — protein: MKSKLTLTSLCLASLMLAGCATESSSTLPVQKVTSYKTTYAGVRSPIAVGKFENRSSYQNGIFSDGVDRLGNQSKTILVTHLQQTGRFNVLERTNLAELKMEAGLQGKAQKLKGANYVITGSVTEFGRKEVGDHQLWGILGRGKSQVAYAKVMLNVVNVETSEVVFSSAGAGEYKLSSREIIGFGGTSSYDSTLNGKVLDLAIREAINDLVAGIDNGAWKPTN
- a CDS encoding DUF4810 domain-containing protein; its protein translation is MFLIKKTGMLLGALLLAGCVQAPKSIYEWGNYQSTLYQYYQQDKTGPQEQLQALQKVIEQAKAKDKPVPPGLHAQMGLLYSKTGNIEDAFQQFEIEKNLFPESAPYMDFLLSKNKGVK